A genomic window from Arthrobacter sp. FW305-BF8 includes:
- the secF gene encoding protein translocase subunit SecF produces the protein MSSFAKFGNELYTGKRSYDFVGSKKIWFLVAAAAVALSILIPVAKGGFNLGIEFRGGSEFTVSNVKTTEASVGEKAVHDVVPGSVPRVANVAGTTMRIQTDKLSDNETLKIKEGLTKAYGVTDNEVTSTFVGPTWGADVTKQALIGLVVFVALATVLMALYFRTWKMSLSAIAGMLVTMFITAGVYALSDFEVTPSAIIGFLTVLSYSLYDTVVVFDKIRENTADIDSSTRRTFGEEVNLAVNQTLVRSINTMMVAILPVGAILFIGAGLLGAGTLRDLSLALFVGILIGTAATIFISAPMYAWLRQGEAPLVKQAQRVKQRRADAAAKAAAAEPAKA, from the coding sequence ATGTCCAGTTTCGCGAAATTCGGCAACGAGCTCTACACGGGCAAGCGTTCCTATGACTTCGTCGGGTCCAAGAAGATCTGGTTCCTCGTGGCCGCCGCGGCTGTCGCGCTGTCCATCCTTATCCCGGTGGCCAAGGGCGGCTTCAACCTGGGCATCGAGTTCCGTGGCGGTTCTGAGTTCACGGTGTCCAACGTCAAGACCACTGAGGCATCCGTAGGCGAGAAGGCTGTCCACGACGTGGTTCCCGGCAGTGTGCCGCGCGTCGCGAACGTCGCCGGAACCACCATGCGGATCCAGACGGACAAACTCTCCGACAACGAGACCCTGAAGATCAAGGAGGGCCTCACCAAGGCCTACGGCGTGACTGACAACGAGGTGACTTCCACCTTCGTCGGCCCCACCTGGGGTGCTGACGTCACCAAGCAGGCCCTGATTGGCCTGGTGGTCTTCGTTGCCCTCGCGACGGTCCTGATGGCCCTTTACTTCCGGACCTGGAAGATGTCCCTCTCGGCGATCGCGGGCATGCTCGTCACGATGTTCATCACGGCCGGTGTGTACGCCCTCAGCGACTTCGAGGTCACGCCGTCGGCGATCATCGGGTTCCTTACGGTGCTCAGCTATTCGCTGTACGACACGGTCGTGGTGTTCGACAAGATCCGTGAAAACACGGCCGACATCGATTCCTCCACGCGCCGGACCTTCGGCGAGGAAGTCAATTTGGCCGTCAACCAGACCCTGGTCCGCTCCATCAACACGATGATGGTTGCCATCCTCCCGGTCGGGGCGATCCTGTTCATCGGGGCCGGCCTGCTGGGTGCTGGAACCCTGCGCGACCTTTCGCTCGCACTGTTCGTCGGGATCCTGATCGGCACCGCCGCGACGATCTTCATCTCCGCGCCGATGTACGCCTGGCTGCGCCAGGGCGAGGCGCCGCTGGTCAAGCAGGCCCAGCGTGTCAAGCAGCGCCGCGCGGACGCCGCTGCCAAGGCTGCCGCCGCCGAGCCCGCAAAAGCCTAG
- a CDS encoding APC family permease — protein sequence MTKHQQLQRRLGVADATAIGLGSMLGAGVFVVFAPAARLAGELLLAAIALAGAVAYCNAVASAQLAAKYPQSGGTYIYGRKQLGEWPGFLAGWGFVTGKSASCAAMALTFGQYVAPGYAIPVAIAAVAALTGVNLLGITRTAFLTRILLAIVLATLAFVAAASIVGPHVADGGSATSAQAGAAVSGQAGNGWGILPAAGLVFFAFAGYARIATLGEEVKDPERAIPRAILGALAAALVIYLLLGVLLLAHLPVQILAASTAPLLDAVEQSRLAAGAPVVQAGAAAASLGALLALITGVGRTAMAMARESDLPGPLARVGGRHPVPATAELAVAAVVVVLLLTTDVLTVVGFSSFGVLLYYAVTNAAAFTLRDRPRHAPKWLNAAGLAGCLVLAFTLPAASVLGMAAVMAAGLAGRAVVLAFRKRGFRKRRLR from the coding sequence ATGACCAAGCACCAGCAGCTGCAACGAAGGCTGGGTGTGGCCGACGCAACAGCCATCGGGCTCGGATCCATGCTCGGCGCCGGCGTTTTTGTCGTCTTCGCGCCGGCGGCCCGGCTGGCCGGAGAGCTGCTCCTCGCGGCCATAGCCCTGGCCGGCGCCGTGGCCTACTGCAACGCCGTCGCCTCGGCCCAGCTCGCCGCAAAGTATCCGCAAAGCGGCGGCACCTACATCTACGGCCGCAAACAGCTTGGCGAGTGGCCCGGCTTCCTCGCCGGCTGGGGCTTCGTGACGGGCAAGTCGGCCTCCTGCGCGGCCATGGCCCTGACCTTCGGCCAGTACGTTGCACCGGGTTACGCGATCCCCGTGGCCATCGCAGCGGTGGCCGCACTGACCGGCGTGAACCTGCTGGGCATCACCCGGACCGCCTTCCTGACCCGCATCCTGCTCGCCATCGTCCTGGCCACGCTGGCATTCGTGGCCGCGGCGAGCATCGTGGGACCGCATGTTGCCGACGGCGGGAGCGCTACTTCTGCACAGGCTGGCGCCGCGGTCTCCGGGCAGGCCGGCAACGGCTGGGGCATCCTGCCCGCCGCAGGCCTGGTGTTCTTCGCCTTTGCCGGGTACGCGCGTATCGCCACGCTCGGCGAGGAGGTCAAGGACCCGGAGCGCGCCATTCCGCGTGCCATCCTCGGCGCCCTGGCGGCCGCCCTGGTCATCTACCTGCTGTTGGGTGTCCTGCTCCTGGCACATCTTCCGGTGCAGATACTTGCCGCCTCGACGGCGCCGCTGCTCGACGCCGTGGAACAGTCCCGCCTGGCCGCCGGGGCACCCGTGGTCCAGGCAGGTGCCGCCGCAGCCTCGCTCGGCGCCCTGCTGGCCCTCATCACCGGCGTGGGACGCACGGCCATGGCGATGGCCCGCGAAAGCGACCTCCCCGGTCCCCTGGCCAGGGTCGGCGGACGCCATCCGGTGCCGGCAACCGCCGAACTGGCGGTGGCCGCCGTCGTCGTCGTCCTGTTGTTGACCACCGACGTGCTGACGGTGGTCGGCTTTTCCAGCTTCGGCGTCCTGCTGTACTACGCCGTGACGAATGCCGCCGCATTCACGCTCCGGGACCGGCCCCGGCACGCGCCCAAGTGGCTCAACGCCGCAGGGCTGGCCGGCTGCCTTGTCCTGGCCTTCACCCTGCCGGCGGCCTCGGTGCTCGGCATGGCGGCCGTCATGGCCGCCGGACTGGCCGGGCGCGCCGTCGTGCTTGCGTTCCGGAAGCGAGGATTCCGGAAGCGACGGTTGCGCTGA
- a CDS encoding RelA/SpoT family protein: MEEGSTSAPTAAGGNGPGQGQQTGLVAAGRPAPGVPVDNSGVRPTFPGRRERTRSRLARLTGRSTATYSPILEPLLRTVRANNPKEDFDLIQRAFVVAEQSHRGQKRKSGDPYITHPVAVATILAELGLSGTTLAAALLHDTVEDTPYTLEDLRADFGPEVAILVDGVTKLDKVSFGEAAQSETVRKMVVAMAKDIRVLMIKLADRLHNARTWRFVSAESSARKARETLEIFAPLAHRLGMNTIKWELEDLSFAALYPKVYEEIVRMVGDRTPEREKSLSVIRNQIADDLRTARIKATITGRPKHYYSIYQKMIVRDKDFDDINDLMGVRVLVDSVRDCYAALGTLHSRWNPLPGRFKDYIAMPKFNMYQSLHTTVIGPGGKPVEIQIRTHEMHRRAEYGVAAHWKYKDQPNRTATGPGSPRDGDMGWLRSLVDWQQETSDPGEFLDSLRFEINAREVFVFTPKGEVMALPAGSTPVDFAYAVHTEVGHRTIGARVNGKLVPLNSELNHGDWVEIFTSKAEGAGPSQDWQHFVKSARARNKIRQWFSKERREEAIDRGKELLTRAMRKQNLPLQRLMTHDALAAVAEDFKYVDISGLYAGVGDGHTSAQSVMEKLVESLGGNETPDDDLTEVSIPTQVSKARFSDSGVVVRGVGDVWVKLARCCTPVPPDPILGFVTRGSGVSVHRTDCTNVAGLKDQPDRIVDVDWAPTQSSVFLVEIQVEALDRKSLLSDVTRILSENHVNILAASVHTSTDRVAISKFAFEMGDPKYLSHVLSAVRRIDGVFDVYRTTGNHRRS; encoded by the coding sequence TTGGAAGAAGGTTCGACGTCGGCGCCAACGGCAGCCGGAGGCAACGGTCCGGGCCAGGGACAGCAGACTGGTCTGGTGGCTGCCGGGCGCCCGGCGCCGGGCGTGCCCGTGGACAACTCTGGCGTCCGGCCCACGTTCCCGGGCCGGCGTGAGCGCACGAGGTCCCGCCTGGCACGGCTGACGGGCCGGAGCACCGCGACGTACTCACCCATCCTGGAACCGCTGCTGCGGACCGTCAGGGCGAACAACCCCAAGGAAGACTTCGACCTCATTCAGCGGGCGTTCGTGGTGGCGGAGCAAAGCCACCGCGGGCAGAAGCGCAAGAGCGGCGACCCCTACATCACCCATCCCGTCGCCGTCGCGACGATCCTCGCCGAGCTGGGGCTCAGCGGCACCACCCTGGCGGCTGCGCTGCTCCACGATACGGTGGAGGACACGCCCTATACCCTTGAGGACCTCCGGGCGGACTTCGGCCCCGAAGTCGCCATACTGGTTGACGGCGTCACCAAGCTGGACAAGGTCAGCTTCGGCGAAGCAGCCCAGTCCGAGACCGTCCGCAAGATGGTCGTGGCCATGGCCAAGGACATCCGCGTCCTGATGATCAAACTTGCGGACAGGCTGCACAACGCGCGTACATGGCGGTTCGTCTCCGCCGAGTCGTCGGCCCGCAAAGCCCGGGAAACCCTGGAAATCTTTGCGCCGCTGGCGCACCGGCTCGGCATGAACACGATCAAGTGGGAGCTTGAGGACCTGTCCTTCGCGGCGCTTTATCCCAAGGTGTACGAGGAAATCGTCCGCATGGTGGGCGACCGCACGCCGGAGCGCGAAAAGAGCCTCAGCGTGATCCGGAACCAGATCGCCGACGATCTGCGCACCGCCAGGATCAAGGCCACGATTACCGGCCGGCCCAAGCACTATTACTCGATCTACCAAAAGATGATCGTCCGGGACAAGGACTTCGACGACATCAACGACCTCATGGGCGTCCGGGTCCTGGTGGACTCGGTCCGCGACTGTTACGCCGCCCTGGGGACCCTGCATTCGCGCTGGAACCCGCTGCCTGGCCGGTTCAAGGACTACATCGCGATGCCGAAGTTCAACATGTACCAGTCCCTCCACACCACGGTGATCGGCCCGGGCGGCAAGCCGGTCGAAATCCAGATCCGGACGCACGAGATGCACCGCCGCGCCGAGTACGGTGTGGCCGCGCACTGGAAGTACAAGGACCAGCCCAACCGGACCGCCACCGGACCCGGCAGCCCGCGAGACGGCGACATGGGCTGGCTCCGCTCCCTCGTGGACTGGCAGCAGGAGACCTCCGACCCCGGCGAATTCCTCGACTCGCTGCGGTTCGAGATCAACGCCCGCGAAGTGTTCGTGTTCACCCCCAAGGGCGAGGTCATGGCGCTGCCCGCCGGGTCCACGCCGGTGGACTTTGCCTATGCCGTGCACACCGAGGTGGGCCACCGCACCATCGGAGCCCGGGTCAACGGCAAGCTCGTGCCGCTCAACAGTGAGCTGAACCATGGCGACTGGGTGGAGATCTTCACCTCGAAGGCCGAGGGTGCCGGCCCCAGCCAGGACTGGCAGCACTTCGTCAAGAGCGCCCGGGCACGCAACAAGATCCGGCAGTGGTTCAGCAAGGAACGCCGCGAAGAGGCGATCGACCGCGGCAAGGAGCTGCTGACCCGCGCCATGCGGAAGCAGAACCTCCCCCTGCAGCGGCTCATGACGCACGACGCGCTGGCCGCCGTGGCCGAGGACTTCAAGTACGTCGACATTTCCGGGCTGTATGCCGGAGTGGGCGACGGCCACACCTCCGCACAGTCCGTCATGGAAAAGCTCGTCGAGAGCCTTGGCGGCAATGAAACACCCGATGACGACCTCACCGAAGTCAGCATTCCCACGCAGGTCAGCAAGGCCCGGTTCTCCGATTCCGGTGTGGTGGTCCGCGGCGTGGGCGATGTCTGGGTGAAACTGGCACGCTGTTGCACCCCCGTGCCTCCGGATCCGATTCTCGGCTTCGTCACGCGCGGCTCGGGCGTTTCGGTGCACCGCACGGACTGCACCAACGTGGCCGGCCTCAAGGACCAGCCTGACCGGATCGTGGACGTGGACTGGGCGCCGACGCAGTCAAGCGTCTTCCTGGTGGAGATCCAGGTGGAGGCGCTGGACCGGAAGTCGCTCCTCTCCGACGTGACGCGCATACTTTCGGAGAATCACGTGAACATCCTGGCGGCCAGTGTCCACACGTCCACGGACCGCGTGGCCATCTCAAAGTTTGCCTTCGAGATGGGCGACCCCAAGTACCTCAGCCACGTGCTCAGTGCTGTGCGGAGGATCGACGGGGTGTTCGACGTCTACCGGACCACGGGCAACCACCGGAGAAGCTAA
- a CDS encoding DUF349 domain-containing protein, with amino-acid sequence MTDSQKSDETAAEVTEVQASPETVDGAQSVEAAEPVQATQPDEAVEPDEAAQPGDAAQPDATQESPQPEAVQEDAAPAEDAAPAEATATAEDAASPQPEAVQENQAASPAPSPRPTPAPRPSPTPAAFAARPKAGPAATAAPVQASPSTSLAEAARWGRVEGDGHVFLTIDGEEHPVGQYPDVSNDEALAYFARKYDDIVAQVVLLEQRVASKAPTTDMQKTVTHLREQLAERNMVGDIRSAESRLDTLSTQIAELEKSEKAQHDAVRAAELAAREAIVAEAEAISGTDPAQVQWKTSSARMNELFESWKTAQKSGVRLGRSNEDALWKRFRAARTVFDRHRRAYFSQLDSNNSAAKSAKEKLIAEAEALSTSTDWGFAAGEYRRLMDEWKASPRASRKDDDALWARFRAAQDVFFSSRQTANDEIDQEYAANLLVKEALLEEASGIVPVKDIAAAKKALQSIHDRWEEAGKVPRADMGRIEAGLRRIEDAVRQAEDEKWQRSNPETKARTNSALSQLESAIAGLKDDLAEAEKKGDQRKIKAAREALEARQAWLDQIQRSASELS; translated from the coding sequence GTGACAGACAGTCAGAAATCCGACGAAACAGCAGCCGAAGTGACCGAGGTCCAGGCTTCCCCCGAGACCGTGGATGGAGCACAGTCCGTGGAAGCGGCCGAGCCCGTGCAGGCGACGCAGCCCGACGAGGCGGTAGAGCCGGACGAGGCAGCACAGCCCGGGGATGCGGCACAGCCCGACGCCACGCAGGAAAGCCCGCAGCCGGAGGCTGTGCAGGAGGACGCCGCTCCGGCGGAGGACGCCGCTCCGGCCGAGGCCACTGCCACGGCGGAGGACGCCGCCAGCCCACAGCCCGAAGCTGTGCAGGAAAATCAGGCAGCCAGCCCGGCACCATCACCGCGTCCGACGCCGGCACCCCGGCCCTCGCCGACGCCCGCCGCGTTTGCTGCGCGGCCCAAAGCAGGTCCGGCCGCCACAGCGGCTCCGGTGCAGGCATCGCCTTCCACGTCGCTGGCCGAAGCTGCCCGCTGGGGCCGGGTGGAGGGCGATGGCCACGTCTTCCTGACCATCGACGGCGAAGAGCACCCGGTCGGTCAGTACCCGGATGTCAGCAACGACGAAGCACTTGCGTACTTCGCGCGGAAGTATGACGACATCGTCGCCCAGGTTGTCCTGCTGGAACAGCGCGTGGCCTCGAAGGCCCCCACCACTGACATGCAGAAGACCGTGACGCACCTGCGGGAGCAGCTCGCTGAACGCAACATGGTGGGCGACATCCGTTCCGCGGAGAGCCGGCTGGACACCCTGTCCACCCAGATCGCCGAGCTGGAGAAGTCGGAAAAGGCGCAGCACGACGCCGTCCGTGCCGCCGAGCTGGCCGCCCGTGAGGCCATCGTGGCCGAGGCCGAGGCCATCTCCGGAACCGATCCGGCCCAGGTTCAGTGGAAGACGTCCAGCGCACGCATGAACGAGCTGTTCGAAAGCTGGAAGACCGCGCAGAAGAGCGGGGTACGGTTGGGCCGCAGCAACGAGGACGCCCTGTGGAAGCGTTTCCGCGCCGCCAGGACCGTCTTCGACCGGCACCGCCGCGCCTACTTCTCCCAGCTGGACAGCAACAACTCGGCGGCGAAGTCTGCCAAGGAGAAGCTGATTGCCGAGGCCGAGGCACTGTCGACCTCCACCGACTGGGGCTTCGCCGCCGGAGAATACCGACGGCTGATGGACGAGTGGAAGGCATCGCCGCGTGCCAGCCGCAAGGATGACGACGCGCTGTGGGCCCGGTTCCGCGCCGCGCAGGACGTCTTCTTCAGCTCCCGCCAGACTGCCAACGACGAGATCGACCAGGAATACGCTGCGAACCTGTTGGTCAAGGAGGCGCTCCTCGAGGAGGCATCCGGCATCGTTCCGGTCAAGGACATCGCCGCCGCCAAGAAGGCCCTGCAGTCCATTCACGACCGCTGGGAAGAAGCAGGCAAAGTCCCGCGTGCGGACATGGGCCGGATCGAAGCCGGGCTGCGCCGGATCGAGGATGCAGTGCGCCAGGCCGAGGACGAGAAGTGGCAGCGCTCCAACCCGGAGACCAAGGCCCGCACCAACAGCGCCTTGAGCCAGCTCGAATCCGCCATCGCCGGCCTGAAGGATGACCTGGCCGAGGCAGAGAAGAAGGGCGACCAGCGCAAGATCAAGGCCGCCCGGGAAGCCCTGGAAGCCCGCCAGGCATGGCTTGACCAGATTCAGCGTTCGGCTAGCGAGCTCTCCTAG
- a CDS encoding type IV toxin-antitoxin system AbiEi family antitoxin, translating into MAPFSQPPDSQTRGDSPPRDSSTQLLELYSPGLPFTWPELQSMASDGVLTQLYQHGYTVPGTAASPQLRARAAAHGVPAPVRRRVVAGRMTAAWIYGCAREPDRLALLVDAKRRISSLRSTRGCTLHEVRLGPFDVVSLGGLMVSSPLRTALDIALHVEAERAVPALRLLLEKPELDVRLRLLVLAVEAMPRLPHKNAALEKLSLLASPVVARGPVDVEHPVDPPHSTEHVAEVLGVAHLEGKL; encoded by the coding sequence ATGGCACCGTTCTCCCAGCCCCCTGATTCGCAGACACGGGGTGATTCCCCGCCCAGGGACTCCTCCACACAGCTGCTGGAGCTCTATTCGCCGGGGCTGCCGTTCACCTGGCCGGAGCTCCAGTCCATGGCCTCCGACGGCGTGCTCACGCAGCTCTATCAGCACGGCTACACCGTTCCCGGGACTGCGGCCTCACCGCAGCTGCGGGCACGTGCCGCTGCCCACGGGGTGCCCGCGCCGGTGCGGCGGCGTGTGGTGGCGGGGCGGATGACGGCGGCCTGGATTTACGGGTGCGCCCGCGAACCGGACCGGTTGGCCCTACTGGTGGACGCCAAACGCCGCATCTCCAGCCTCCGCTCCACACGCGGCTGCACGCTTCACGAAGTCCGGCTCGGACCGTTCGACGTCGTCAGCCTGGGCGGCCTGATGGTCTCGAGTCCGCTACGGACGGCACTGGACATCGCCTTGCATGTGGAAGCCGAGAGGGCAGTTCCTGCCCTGCGGCTGCTCCTGGAGAAGCCCGAACTTGATGTCAGGCTCCGGCTCCTGGTCCTGGCGGTCGAGGCGATGCCACGGCTGCCGCACAAGAACGCAGCTCTGGAGAAGCTGTCGCTGTTAGCTTCTCCGGTGGTTGCCCGTGGTCCGGTAGACGTCGAACACCCCGTCGATCCTCCGCACAGCACTGAGCACGTGGCTGAGGTACTTGGGGTCGCCCATCTCGAAGGCAAACTTTGA
- the hisS gene encoding histidine--tRNA ligase yields MARTASLSGFPEWLPEERLVEQHVLDSLRRTFELHGFSSIETRAVETVGQLLRKGEIDKEVYGLSRLQDDEGEEAGKGKHDPHALALHFDLTVPFARYVVENAGYLAFPFRRYQIQKVWRGERPQEGRAREFTQADIDVVGDGELPFRYDVEIALVIAEALGALPIPEFRLRINNRKLAEGFYRGIGLTDTAGVLRSIDKLEKIGPDKVAGLLKSELGATDEQAQAALNLAGIKTEDTSFVAQVRSLGVSNDLLEEGLNELEQVIEAAVKRVPGKVVADLSIARGLDYYTGTVVETVLVGHEQLGSICSGGRYDALASKGNRKFPGVGLSIGVTRLVSRILSQDLAKASRSVPTAVFVALTSDESWGEAQDVATELRSRGIAAEVAAKAEKFGRQIKFADRRGIPFVWFTDEDGKHQVKDIRSGEQVDADPATWTPSDEDIRVQVAAAPAS; encoded by the coding sequence ATGGCACGCACCGCCTCCCTGTCCGGATTCCCCGAGTGGCTTCCCGAGGAGCGGCTGGTGGAGCAGCATGTCCTGGACTCGCTGCGCCGCACCTTTGAACTGCACGGCTTTTCTTCCATTGAGACGCGCGCCGTCGAAACTGTGGGCCAGCTGCTCCGCAAGGGCGAGATCGACAAAGAGGTCTATGGGCTGAGCCGGCTCCAGGACGACGAGGGGGAGGAAGCGGGGAAGGGCAAGCACGATCCGCACGCCCTGGCACTGCACTTTGACCTCACCGTGCCCTTCGCCCGGTACGTCGTGGAAAACGCCGGCTACCTGGCCTTCCCGTTCCGCCGCTACCAGATCCAGAAGGTCTGGCGCGGGGAACGCCCGCAGGAAGGGCGCGCCCGCGAATTCACCCAAGCTGACATTGACGTGGTGGGCGACGGCGAGCTGCCCTTCCGCTACGACGTCGAGATCGCGCTGGTCATCGCGGAGGCGCTGGGCGCCCTCCCGATTCCGGAGTTCCGGCTGCGCATCAACAACAGGAAGCTCGCGGAGGGCTTCTACCGCGGCATCGGCCTGACCGACACCGCCGGAGTGCTGCGCAGCATCGACAAGCTGGAGAAGATCGGCCCGGACAAGGTGGCCGGGCTGCTCAAGTCCGAGCTCGGTGCCACCGACGAACAGGCACAGGCGGCGCTGAATCTTGCCGGCATCAAGACCGAGGACACGTCCTTCGTGGCGCAGGTCCGTTCGCTCGGGGTCAGCAACGACCTCCTCGAGGAAGGCCTGAACGAACTCGAACAGGTGATCGAGGCTGCCGTGAAGCGGGTTCCGGGCAAGGTGGTCGCGGACCTGAGCATCGCCCGCGGACTGGACTACTACACCGGAACCGTTGTGGAGACCGTCCTGGTGGGCCACGAGCAGCTCGGATCGATCTGCTCCGGCGGCCGCTACGACGCCCTGGCGAGCAAGGGAAACCGGAAGTTCCCCGGCGTCGGGCTGTCCATCGGCGTGACCCGGCTCGTCTCGCGCATCCTGAGCCAGGACTTGGCCAAGGCCTCCCGTTCCGTGCCCACGGCAGTGTTCGTGGCGCTCACCTCGGACGAGAGCTGGGGCGAAGCGCAGGACGTGGCCACGGAGCTGCGCAGCCGCGGCATCGCCGCCGAGGTCGCCGCCAAGGCCGAGAAGTTCGGCAGGCAGATCAAGTTCGCGGACCGGCGCGGCATCCCCTTCGTCTGGTTCACGGACGAGGACGGCAAGCACCAGGTGAAGGACATCCGGTCCGGCGAGCAGGTCGACGCTGATCCCGCGACGTGGACGCCGTCGGACGAGGACATCCGCGTCCAGGTCGCGGCCGCACCGGCAAGCTGA
- a CDS encoding peptidylprolyl isomerase — protein MAASPRETREAKRRIQQMEAKRELRRDQEKRRKRDNLVAGGAGAAAVILAVVLQLTVFAGNPTEAEVAAAEADLATPPASASASPAASASQTNAANIPKPATAAGKTFTGELKLNSGTLGVQLDGTKAPQAAAVFKSLADQGYYKGVSCHRLTTGDNFGVLQCGSKTGDGQGDPNYTWGPLENTPADNKYPAGTIAVARTGNNAYGNGTQFFIVYKDTAIPADSAGGYTIVGKVTSGLDTVTKIAAAGLKTGESDTDGAPAEPVTIDSFSLK, from the coding sequence GTGGCGGCCAGTCCACGCGAAACACGCGAAGCCAAGAGGCGCATCCAGCAGATGGAGGCCAAACGCGAGCTTCGCCGTGACCAGGAGAAGCGCCGCAAGCGGGACAACCTGGTAGCGGGAGGTGCGGGAGCCGCAGCGGTGATACTCGCCGTCGTGCTTCAACTGACGGTGTTTGCCGGGAACCCAACCGAAGCGGAAGTAGCCGCCGCCGAGGCGGACCTGGCGACGCCCCCCGCTTCCGCATCCGCTTCCCCCGCTGCGTCGGCGTCCCAGACCAATGCTGCGAACATCCCCAAGCCCGCGACGGCGGCCGGCAAGACGTTCACCGGCGAACTGAAGCTGAACAGCGGCACCCTCGGCGTGCAACTGGACGGCACCAAAGCCCCACAGGCAGCCGCGGTGTTCAAGTCCCTGGCCGACCAGGGCTACTACAAGGGCGTCAGCTGCCACCGCCTCACTACTGGCGACAACTTCGGTGTCCTGCAGTGCGGCTCCAAGACCGGCGATGGCCAGGGCGACCCCAACTACACCTGGGGGCCGCTGGAGAACACGCCCGCAGACAACAAGTATCCCGCCGGCACCATAGCGGTGGCCCGCACGGGCAACAACGCCTACGGCAACGGCACGCAGTTCTTCATCGTCTATAAGGACACGGCCATTCCGGCCGACTCCGCCGGCGGCTACACCATCGTGGGCAAGGTGACCTCCGGCCTGGACACCGTCACCAAGATTGCGGCGGCAGGTCTTAAGACGGGCGAAAGTGACACGGACGGCGCACCTGCGGAACCAGTCACGATAGACTCATTTTCTCTGAAGTAG